A genomic region of Rhipicephalus sanguineus isolate Rsan-2018 chromosome 1, BIME_Rsan_1.4, whole genome shotgun sequence contains the following coding sequences:
- the LOC119374649 gene encoding uncharacterized protein LOC119374649 has translation MLLRRKIPSESDARAQASANGDAAQEKSESELEDCQRLCASGVSSKPKMKTNFFKSLREHWRKRKTKLAVQNGVEVSSGPPEPSSRKDVTVYCPGSSSLTASNSHEDSPNDANDNYVRAGVGSNGERVCSDADGETENHNLPSSSSFAVPSVPVTQPGSSVMSVTEHFTHSQTNSEQRGTSCSIDEVSGRRHPATSNRCLSQPVTIHEHNCTGSACGEHWKMTDPQGGTTQSAGVVGDGLCSETSAVSPVAEGPQVPCRQPLRDATPSVFVSVFPGPDSREDPRISSLSEELFKLSKHGWYWGPITRGEAEEKLADQPDGAFLVRDSSDDRYLLSLTFKSYGKTLHTRIEHCNGLFSFYAQSGPEGRACIVDLIQESMNYSQSGVFCYSRGRSPGVPSFPVRLIKPVSRLTHVRSLQYLCRFVIRQYTRFDHIQRLPLPSRIKGYLEEGHY, from the coding sequence ATGCTGCTCCGCCGTAAAATTCCATCGGAGAGCGATGCAAGAGCACAGGCTAGTGCTAATGGTGACGCAGCACAAGAGAAGTCGGAGAGCGAACTAGAAGACTGTCAACGTCTCTGTGCTTCTGGGGTATCATCAAAGCCCAAGATGAAGACAAACTTTTTTAAATCGCTGCGTGAACACTGGCGGAAGCGAAAAACGAAACTTGCAGTGCAGAATGGTGTCGAAGTATCCTCGGGGCCTCCAGAGCCAAGCAGTCGAAAAGATGTGACCGTCTACTGCCCAGGGTCGTCGTCGTTAACTGCGTCTAACTCGCACGAAGATTCACCTAATGACGCCAATGACAATTATGTCCGTGCCGGTGTTGGTTCGAATGGCGAACGTGTGTGCAGTGATGCTGACGGCGAGACTGAAAATCATAATCTGCCCTCATCCTCGTCGTTCGCGGTCCCTTCTGTGCCTGTCACTCAGCCAGGGTCTTCTGTCATGAGTGTTACAGAACATTTCACGCACAGCCAGACGAATTCAGAACAGCGCGGAACGTCGTGCAGCATTGATGAAGTGTCGGGGAGACGGCATCCAGCAACAAGTAATCGGTGCTTGTCTCAACCGGTCACTATTCATGAACACAACTGCACGGGTTCGGCGTGTGGAGAACACTGGAAGATGACTGACCCGCAAGGAGGCACCACGCAGTCGGCGGGCGTTGTTGGAGACGGATTGTGCAGCGAAACCTCCGCAGTTTCGCCAGTCGCGGAAGGACCCCAGGTTCCTTGTCGGCAGCCCCTGCGCGACGCCACCCCGTCAGTGTTTGTCTCGGTGTTCCCGGGACCGGACAGTCGTGAAGACCCAAGGATCAGTAGTCTCAGCGAAGAATTGTTCAAGTTATCTAAGCACGGTTGGTACTGGGGGCCGATCACGCGGGGCGAAGCCGAAGAGAAGCTCGCTGACCAGCCTGACGGCGCTTTCCTCGTACGAGACAGCTCTGACGACAGATACCTGCTGAGTCTTACGTTCAAATCATACGGCAAGACGCTGCATACGAGAATCGAGCACTGTAATGGCCTATTCAGCTTTTACGCTCAATCTGGACCTGAGGGCCGTGCCTGCATTGTTGATCTTATTCAAGAGTCCATGAACTATTCTCAGTCAGGTGTGTTTTGCTATTCACGGGGTCGGAGCCCTGGTGTCCCCTCTTTCCCAGTGCGCCTCATTAAGCCTGTGTCACGACTTACTCATGTGCGGTCCTTGCAATACCTTTGTCGCTTTGTGATCCGGCAGTATACACGGTTTGACCACATTCAAAGACTTCCACTACCGTCCCGTATTAAGGGATACCTCGAAGAGGGTCACTATTGA